In the Danio rerio strain Tuebingen ecotype United States chromosome 8, GRCz12tu, whole genome shotgun sequence genome, one interval contains:
- the LOC100329917 gene encoding DWNN domain-containing protein isoform X1, translated as MSCVHYRFQSRLTYDSLQFEGLNISAGELKRQIMRSKRLKFCQLKISNAQTDEEYTDDALIPKNTSVIIRRIPAAGLKSSNRRFVGHQAGRWREPSPRADPSLLSLEQLLKTENLAEAKASEEDKLKAVMYQSSLCYYSSSEAMRLLGIPGHHIRHCPTNVGSRSAPHKRIRKSTGIPRSFLLEVDDPDRKGVMIDGSGRYVIPIIDAEAYAAEKRKRPSFSCQTEPLPSSSSAGAASSVRDAGGKRSRSPSSPETRGDQKRPRR; from the exons atgtcttgtgttcactacaggttccagagtcgactcacctacgactcgctccagtttgaaggcctcaacatcagcgcgggggagctgaagcggcagatcatgaggagcaagaggctgaagttctgccagctgaagatcagcaacgcccagactgatgaag aatacacagatgatgctctcatccctaaaaacacgtcggtcatcatcagacggatccctgcggcgggactgaagtcctcaaacagaagatttgttgg acatcaagctggacgctggcgtgaaccttcacctagagctgatccttcactcctctcactggagcagttgttgaag actgagaatctggctgaggcaaaggcgtcagaggaggacaagctgaaagcggtgatgtaccagtccagcctgtgctactactccagcag tgaggccatgaggctgcttgggatcccgggacaccacattaggcactgccccactaatgtg ggcagccgctccgcgccgcacaagcgcatccggaagagcacagggattccccgcagcttcctgttggaggtggacgacccagaccgaaagggagtcatgatagacggcagcggccgatacgtcattcccatcatagacgc tgaggcctatgctgctgagaagagaaagaggccgtccttctcctgccagaccgagcctttgccctcctcgtcctcagcaggtgcggcatcttcggtccgggacgccggagggaaacggtcccgctccccatcttcaccagagacgcgcggcgaccagaagagaccacgtcgctga
- the LOC100329917 gene encoding DWNN domain-containing protein isoform 2 (isoform 2 is encoded by transcript variant 2), with translation MSCVHYRFQSRLTYDSLQFEGLNISAGELKRQIMRSKRLKFCQLKISNAQTDEEYTDDALIPKNTSVIIRRIPAAGLKSSNRRFVGHQAGRWREPSPRADPSLLSLEQLLKTENLAEAKASEEDKLKAVMYQSSLCYYSSRAAAPRRTSASGRAQGFPAASCWRWTTQTERES, from the exons atgtcttgtgttcactacaggttccagagtcgactcacctacgactcgctccagtttgaaggcctcaacatcagcgcgggggagctgaagcggcagatcatgaggagcaagaggctgaagttctgccagctgaagatcagcaacgcccagactgatgaag aatacacagatgatgctctcatccctaaaaacacgtcggtcatcatcagacggatccctgcggcgggactgaagtcctcaaacagaagatttgttgg acatcaagctggacgctggcgtgaaccttcacctagagctgatccttcactcctctcactggagcagttgttgaag actgagaatctggctgaggcaaaggcgtcagaggaggacaagctgaaagcggtgatgtaccagtccagcctgtgctactactccagcag ggcagccgctccgcgccgcacaagcgcatccggaagagcacagggattccccgcagcttcctgttggaggtggacgacccagaccgaaagggagtcatga
- the LOC100329917 gene encoding DWNN domain-containing protein isoform 1 (isoform 1 is encoded by transcript variant 1), with protein MSCVHYRFQSRLTYDSLQFEGLNISAGELKRQIMRSKRLKFCQLKISNAQTDEEYTDDALIPKNTSVIIRRIPAAGLKSSNRRFVGHQAGRWREPSPRADPSLLSLEQLLKGSRSAPHKRIRKSTGIPRSFLLEVDDPDRKGVMIDGSGRYVIPIIDAEAYAAEKRKRPSFSCQTEPLPSSSSAGAASSVRDAGGKRSRSPSSPETRGDQKRPRR; from the exons atgtcttgtgttcactacaggttccagagtcgactcacctacgactcgctccagtttgaaggcctcaacatcagcgcgggggagctgaagcggcagatcatgaggagcaagaggctgaagttctgccagctgaagatcagcaacgcccagactgatgaag aatacacagatgatgctctcatccctaaaaacacgtcggtcatcatcagacggatccctgcggcgggactgaagtcctcaaacagaagatttgttgg acatcaagctggacgctggcgtgaaccttcacctagagctgatccttcactcctctcactggagcagttgttgaag ggcagccgctccgcgccgcacaagcgcatccggaagagcacagggattccccgcagcttcctgttggaggtggacgacccagaccgaaagggagtcatgatagacggcagcggccgatacgtcattcccatcatagacgc tgaggcctatgctgctgagaagagaaagaggccgtccttctcctgccagaccgagcctttgccctcctcgtcctcagcaggtgcggcatcttcggtccgggacgccggagggaaacggtcccgctccccatcttcaccagagacgcgcggcgaccagaagagaccacgtcgctga
- the LOC100329917 gene encoding DWNN domain-containing protein isoform X2, with protein MYQSSLCYYSSSEAMRLLGIPGHHIRHCPTNVGSRSAPHKRIRKSTGIPRSFLLEVDDPDRKGVMIDGSGRYVIPIIDAEAYAAEKRKRPSFSCQTEPLPSSSSAGAASSVRDAGGKRSRSPSSPETRGDQKRPRR; from the exons atgtaccagtccagcctgtgctactactccagcag tgaggccatgaggctgcttgggatcccgggacaccacattaggcactgccccactaatgtg ggcagccgctccgcgccgcacaagcgcatccggaagagcacagggattccccgcagcttcctgttggaggtggacgacccagaccgaaagggagtcatgatagacggcagcggccgatacgtcattcccatcatagacgc tgaggcctatgctgctgagaagagaaagaggccgtccttctcctgccagaccgagcctttgccctcctcgtcctcagcaggtgcggcatcttcggtccgggacgccggagggaaacggtcccgctccccatcttcaccagagacgcgcggcgaccagaagagaccacgtcgctga
- the LOC141375834 gene encoding E3 ubiquitin-protein ligase RBBP6-like isoform X2 gives MRSKRLKFCQLKISNAQTDEEYTDDALIPKNTSVIIRRIPAAGLKSSNRRFVGHQAGRWREPSPRADPSLLSLEQLLKTENLAEAKASEEDKLKAVMYQSSLCYYSSRAAAPRRTSASGRAQGFPAASCWRWTTQTERES, from the exons atgaggagcaagaggctgaagttctgccagctgaagatcagcaacgcccagactgatgaag aatacacagatgatgctctcatccctaaaaacacgtcggtcatcatcagacggatccctgcggcgggactgaagtcctcaaacagaagatttgttgg acatcaagctggacgctggcgtgaaccttcacctagagctgatccttcactcctctcactggagcagttgttgaag actgagaatctggctgaggcaaaggcgtcagaggaggacaagctgaaagcggtgatgtaccagtccagcctgtgctactactccagcag ggcagccgctccgcgccgcacaagcgcatccggaagagcacagggattccccgcagcttcctgttggaggtggacgacccagaccgaaagggagtcatga
- the LOC141375825 gene encoding E3 ubiquitin-protein ligase RBBP6-like isoform X1 gives MSCVHYRFQSRLTYDSLQFEGLNISAGELKRQIMRSKRLKFCQLKISNAQTDEEYTDDALIPKNTSVIIRRIPAAGLKSSNRRFVGHQAGRWREPSPRADPSLLSLEQLLKTENLAEAKASEEDKLKAVMYQSSLCYYSSSEAMRLLGIPGHHIRHCPTNVGSRSAPHKRIWKSTGIPRSFLLEVDDPDRKGVMIDGSGRYVIPIIDAEAYAAEKRKRPSFSCQTEPLPSSSSAGAASSVRDAGGKRSRSPSSPETRGDQKRPRR, from the exons atgtcttgtgttcactacaggttccagagtcgactcacctacgactcgctccagtttgaaggcctcaacatcagcgcgggggagctgaagcggcagatcatgaggagcaagaggctgaagttctgccagctgaagatcagcaacgcccagactgatgaag aatacacagatgatgctctcatccctaaaaacacgtcggtcatcatcagacggatccctgcggcgggactgaagtcctcaaacagaagatttgttgg acatcaagctggacgctggcgtgaaccttcacctagagctgatccttcactcctctcactggagcagttgttgaag actgagaatctggctgaggcaaaggcgtcagaggaggacaagctgaaagcggtgatgtaccagtccagcctgtgctactactccagcag tgaggccatgaggctgcttgggatcccgggacaccacattaggcactgccccactaatgtg ggcagccgctccgcgccgcacaagcgcatctggaagagcacagggattccccgcagcttcctgttggaggtggacgacccagaccgaaagggagtcatgatagacggcagcggcagatacgtcattcccatcatagacgc tgaggcctatgctgctgagaagagaaagaggccgtccttctcctgccagaccgagcctttgccctcctcgtcctcagcaggtgcggcatcttcggtccgggacgccggagggaaacggtcccgctccccatcttcaccagagacgcgcggcgaccagaagagaccacgtcgctga
- the LOC141375825 gene encoding E3 ubiquitin-protein ligase RBBP6-like isoform X2, with translation MSCVHYRFQSRLTYDSLQFEGLNISAGELKRQIMRSKRLKFCQLKISNAQTDEEYTDDALIPKNTSVIIRRIPAAGLKSSNRRFVGHQAGRWREPSPRADPSLLSLEQLLKTENLAEAKASEEDKLKAVMYQSSLCYYSSRAAAPRRTSASGRAQGFPAASCWRWTTQTERES, from the exons atgtcttgtgttcactacaggttccagagtcgactcacctacgactcgctccagtttgaaggcctcaacatcagcgcgggggagctgaagcggcagatcatgaggagcaagaggctgaagttctgccagctgaagatcagcaacgcccagactgatgaag aatacacagatgatgctctcatccctaaaaacacgtcggtcatcatcagacggatccctgcggcgggactgaagtcctcaaacagaagatttgttgg acatcaagctggacgctggcgtgaaccttcacctagagctgatccttcactcctctcactggagcagttgttgaag actgagaatctggctgaggcaaaggcgtcagaggaggacaagctgaaagcggtgatgtaccagtccagcctgtgctactactccagcag ggcagccgctccgcgccgcacaagcgcatctggaagagcacagggattccccgcagcttcctgttggaggtggacgacccagaccgaaagggagtcatga